DNA from Peromyscus eremicus unplaced genomic scaffold, PerEre_H2_v1 PerEre#2#chr22_unloc_1, whole genome shotgun sequence:
ctagaactcagagatccgcctggctctgcctcccgagtgctgggattaaaggcgtatgccaccactgcccagcatctatCCTTTCTTGAAGTTAATAATTTTGATAAAATTTGCAGATGTATACTGAATAGTGTTACTCTGTTTGCATGTCTCTCTGTATATATTCCTAGGCATTTTTCCTGCTGTGCCGTAATCCATTCTGTAGACACTGGAATGGAAGGCATCATTCTCTCTtgatatttccttttaaaatgagttGGTGACTGCATTTGATATTTACTGACCCATGTCAAGAATGTATCAAGCACAcagaattatgtaaatatattccCAAAGATGTATATATTTACAATGCAGTCAGTCTCACCATTtctattatgtacatatatgggaTACTTTaggatgcagtgacctatgaggaTGTGCATGTGAACTTCACTCATCAAGAGTGGGCTTTGCtagatccttcccagaagagtctctacaaagatgtgatgctggaaacctactGGAACCTCACTATTGTAGGTAAGAATGTGAGGTTTCTGTCAGTTTTTAACTTAAGGGAAGAAGCCTTTCTTGGAGATTGGTGCTCTCCTATAGTTTTGaatgataaagaagaaaaattctgGTGAATATATCAGGCATTGTTCTAAGGTTCATGAAAGACAGTAATTTCAATTGTTCCTAATTTCCagtaatatatcacattttctggTGCTGTATTTTAGGGTACAAATGGGAAGACCACAATATTGAAGAACATTATCAAAATTCTACaagacatggaaggtaattttcatgtgcaagctgatatatatgtatgtctgtgataAGTACTGGATTCCTGGTTCCTGGGTTCCTCCATCACTGATGCAGTAagtcaaatcaaaccaaattaataaatccagattTAATAAACAGAGCATAGCAAAGCAGAGCACTCTAGGGGCTCTCAGGAAGGCATGAGACAGAACAGGAGAGCACCCATGGCAGATCTATGGGCCAGGTCTTAAATAGCCAGTAGGCATGGGCATGTTCCCAGGCATCTCTGGGGTGGGATCTGCCAATGGTGGGTTTTGTGGAATGAGGCCCTCTCAGCTGGAGATTCTAAACATCCCAAATttttgggtatatgtgtgtgcaggttcaaGTCTGTGTACTTCCTGCTAGCATGGGACCATGTGGGGAGGGGGGAATTGGGAGTCAGGTGGGCCCATGCTCAGCAGGGGTATGGGTGGAGAAGCATTTGGATAGCTGCCATCCAGGAGACCTCATGCATCTGTTCTTGAGGAGGCGGAGAAGGCGGTTTGCTAGGAGAAATAAGAATAGCTTTTATCACTGGCCTTATGAACAGGGATAGCCATTGATAGTAGGAAGAATGCCAGAAAAAATGGAACTGAGAAGTGTCCTGGTTGTATAAAAGAGTCAAGGGTGAATGAGTGAGGCATGAGGGCAGATATGCCCTTAATTGGAACATCTTGGAAAACAAGGTTTGAGTTGCTGGGTAGGTGCCCACTTgtgcctggagaggtggtaccagcagtgaAGTCCCAGGAGCTTGGGGAGATGGCATGCTAAATCTAGGGATGATGTTTTCCAGGAGTACTGGAGCTATAGCATCTGCTATTTTTCTGGAGGTTGGGAGAGCATCCATCCTGTAAATGTGTCAATAAGAGTTAAGAGATATGGAGCCTTTGTATGAGCAGGCATGTGGGTGAAATCCACCTGTTAGTAATTGTCCAGTTGGCATCCTTGTTTGGTGGTTGGCATCCTCAGAGCTGTTGCAGGAGCTGGTGTATCTGTAGGGCCCCCTGAGGGTTTGGCCTTGGCCCTGGCAGGAGGAGTGAATGTACAGAATATGTTCAAAAAATGGGTGGGGTCAAAAATAGGTTCTGGAATTAGAACTTAATTGCCATTAGGTCAGATTTCTTTGTAAAGTAGCCGAGCCCTTTTCCCAGGAACCTTCAGGTGTCTGTAAAACtgctggaacagatttacatcttggtgtcatggtaaaaagctatggctttgggttaaaaggcaTGAATGTTTTTAAGTCTAAATTCACTGAAGAAAGGAGGTTgtgtgagtgaaggaggagggagttGAACATACCTCCAGGGTTCTATATACTCTCTAATGCTAATCTAGCTCTAAAAGCTGGACCAGTAAAATCCACAGAAGTTTAAGGACCCCTGAAAACTGTTTGTAAtcaattttttttatcagtttgtcaaaactgcatttatcaaaGCTAAAATTTGAACCTCTGaagttatatctgaaaccagtTTATCCTGTACCATGGAGTCTGTGACTGAGGCAcacctgtctgtatttttaacaggaaacttaCTGAGGAACTACTAAAGTGCTTGTAGCCTTGGGACTGAGGGTGCTGTTAAACTGGCAAATCTATTAGTACCCTTGTCATCAAACACTATCAGATGTGAGAAGGATAAGTAAATGAGCAGGAGTGAGCCAGCTTTCCAGTTACCCAGGCAGTCCCAAGCCTCTCCGTGGTCACTGGGGGACAAGTCCCAGAGGTAGCACTTCTTCAGATGCCAAGCTCAGAGGATCTGACAGATTCTTTGtggagtagaaatttggggagaTTGGCCTATCTGTCTTGGCAGAGTGGGACAATTGTTACCCCATTGCTCCACCTATTCATAGTCTGGACATGATCTCAGCAGCAGTTAATGGTGTAAAGCAGCTTTTCGCTGTGTGGCTGGCTTTGTTACATTTGAAGCAAGCCTccaggtggaagttcttctgtggccatcCATCTTCTTGGAGAAGATATAGGATGCTTCCAGGAGTTGGCATGTCTCTcataaaaagcttttatattaaatgccatattctcagatctctgagaATGTTTGAGAAtgggggaacaaaatctgttaggTATATCTAAATTAGACAAATGTTGTTTAGGTTTAACTTTGAGGGCATATATAAGTTAAGTCTAAACGTACAGTTTACCCAATTAGTTACAGCTTACCAATGTTAGTAAAAGCCAGAAAGTCTATAGTTTTCAGTGGTGATCGTAAGATATATCAGGCTAAACCAAGTTTTACCATTGTAAACAATTTATATTTCAATATCAATTATCAAAACCATCATTGTTTTAAATCTTGTTTAATAAACCTTGTGTTTAGGACAGGACAGAAAttatcaaacagaaatatatcctAACTCAAATTATATTGGAGACCTAATGTTCCTTGGTGGGGCCAGTCCAAGTGGTTacccttagtaaagatggtggTAAAGTATTTCTTTAACCTCATTGAAAATGACAGCTGGTGATGTTCTTCAGAACAGTTTCAATCTGGAGTCACAAGCCTTACTGATTTTAAAACATACCCAATTAGCAAGTAACATTCAGGACACGTAAACTCAGGCATTCAAAATTAGTCAGAAACACACCTGTGACCTCACCATTCAGACATTTCCACCACACATAAAAAGTAAACAGGATCATtaacaaacaatttttttaaaatgaggctCCTATCAGGTCTGGCAGCCTGACACCTGGATCCCAGAGAAGGCACTGCAGAGGGAAACTGAAAAACAGAGTAGCAGCACATGCTGCCCTGTTGAGCAAGTCAGAGCAGCAAGTTGAGAATTTTAGAAAAAGAGATTTTTAGGAGGGAGGAAGGTGTAGCAGAGTGTATTAAAGGAGAACAGGTTTAAGGATGGAGAGGGCAGGTAGAATTTTAGGGGAGGGAGTTTGGGAACAGGGACCCTCTCTGGGCTGCAGcgaggtggtggcggtggtggtggaggtggtagtgAAGGTGGTAGAAGCAGCGGCGGAGGTGTTGGTGGAGGTGAAGGCAGTGGGAGTTGTGGTGgtggagatgatggagatggtgatggaagtggtggtgatggtggtggaggtggtggactttagtgttgttgttggtggtggtggggttacGGCAGTGTCTCTGGTGGGACGGAGGAAAGAATGAGGGAGCAAACAGTCAGACAAACAGGCTGGAGACATTTAAGCAGTCGTTCAGGATGTGAGAGCAGACAGGAACAAAAGAATGGATGTCTTACAGGGAGAATCCCGGTGTGACCCGATCATAtaccaggaaggagagaggcaggtagacagacaaacagagctggggagggagaggaatggAAGCATTAGAATGACAGTGTGGCCGAAGTACACACTGGGAACAAGATGCAGAGtaacagggaagagagaggaatgggggCAGTATTCTTGCAGCCCCAATTTGGAGGAGACACCCCAGAGTTTCTGGGGACAGAAATTGGACTCAGCAAGTACCGATTCACAAGCCATTTCCTAGGGATGTGGTTGTGAGGGTAGTTACACAAATAGCATCTGGGAGCTGTGTGGGGTGAACTCTGGTGAAGTCTCTCACACAAGGGAATTCCAAGGGCAGCGCCTGTTGCTTCTCTGAAACAGGCTGGAGTCACCTAGCACTGCAGTGGCTCAGCAGGCAGTCCAGAGGTTGGAAGAGGTCCTGTTTGGGAATGGGAGGCTTACTGAGCTGTTCATTCAGTGTGGCAAAGGTGCAGTGGGGAGAGAAAGTGAATGGCCTTCCACAGCCACACCACATGGTTGTGGAAGGACTACTCACCCAGGCCAGTGCACCAAAGATAAGTATTGAAACTGTAGTTGGTGGGTTTCTCTGTCACCGATGCAATAAGCCAAATCAAACTGAATTAATAAATCCAGATTTAATAAAATGGGCAGCGCAAAGCAGAGCACTCCCAGGTGGCTTTCAGGAAAGCAGGAGACAGATCATGAGAGCACCCATGGCAGATGTATGGGCTGGGTCTTAAATAGCTGGTAGGCAAGGTCCCAGACATCCCTGGGGGAGGAGCCACGGATGGCGGGCTTTCTGCAATGGGGCTGCCTGAGCAGGAGATTTTAAACAGTTTGAAAAAATGTTAATGTGCCCTGAACTTTTAATGAGAAGCAACTGTAAATAGGCACAGCTTTGTGATGATTATTAAATTGTCACAACACCATGTACTCCAATGTCAGGTAGCTGATCACTGTTTGCAAAGCATTCCTTTAAGGACGAGACAAGGAAACAATGCCATAGTAGATGTCACAGTTTCAATCATAGCCATGTGAGAGGCATGTTGTTGAACTGTCCATCCAATTACCATCATGCCTTCCAATTATGATATCATTGATGAGGGCATTAGTGTATGGCCAAGACCTTTTAGAAGCAAAGCTTTGGTATTAAAGCTAGTGTTGCTCATATACTTGTAGTGAGTGATTTATCGTAGTTTAGTGAGAGGAGCACTGTATGAGAGACCAAGAGGTTGTCTTGGTGTAGAAACATGAATCTCTATTCCACATCTGTATGACACATAAAACATTTGACTATGGGAATGCAATGTGAAGACTCTTTATTTGTTATCTTCCTTTAGCAGGTGTGTCATCTGTCACTCTGGATACAATTCATGTGAGCATAAGGGACATGAAAAAAAGCATGGTACTTCTGTCTCTCTGAGAACAACTGGAAGATATGTGGTAGTTCCCACTATGAGAAGACATGATGACTATGATAGAAGTTTACActtaattggttttccaacttcagTGGGAATTCATCAAGAAACTCTCAttggagaaaaaccttatgagTACCAGGAATATGGAAATTCAGCTGTCTCTACTGGTTCACTGTGCACATGTAGTGTGTCTCACAGTATAAGAAAATGttatgaatgcaatcagtgtggtcaGACCCTGAATTCTTCATGTTCTGTTCAAAGATGTGAAAAAGCTCATGtgggaagagaaaataataaatgtgagtCATCTACTAAAGGCTTTAGGCTTGACAGGCATGGTCAAACACACCAAACAACCAGTAATGAAGAGGctctctatgaatgtaatcaacaTGATAAAGCCTTTATATCTGATTGCTCTTTAGAAGTATACCAAAGAATTTATTTGGAAGGAAAACCCTATGAGTATAATCAAAGTTATAAAGCCTTTGGATGTGATACTCTTCATCATCACGTACATAGAATTCAAACTCAAGAGAAATggtatgaatgtaatcaatgtagtaaagcctttgtacagatGAGTGATCTTCACAGACATGAAagagttcatactggagagaaaacatatgaatataatcaatgtgataaagctttTGCAGAGATGAGAAATCTTCACAGTCATGAAAGATTTCATAcaagagagaaaccctatttatataatcaatgtggtaaagcctttacaggaaagagtagtcttcaaagtcatgaaagaattcatactggagagaaaccctatgagtgtaatcaatgtgataaagcctttgcacaaaagagtagtcttcaaagacatgaaagaattcatactggagaaaaaccttatgaatgtaatcaatgtggtaaagcctttgcacagaagAGTAGTCTTCTAATTCataaaagaattcatactggagagagaccctatgaatgtaatcaatgtggtaaagcctttgcaaaaaaGAGTTATCTTCTCACCCATGAAAAcctccatactggagagaaaccccatgaatgtaatcaatgtggtaaagcctttgcaatgAAGAGTTATCTTCTCagccatgaaagaattcatactggagaaaaaccttatgaatgtaatcagtgtggtaaagcctttgtacagaaGACTAGTCTTCaaattcatgaaagaattcatactggagagaaaccctatgaatgtaatcaatgtggtaaagcctttacaaaAAAGAGTTATCTTCTCacccatgaaagaattcatactggagagaaaccctatgaatgtaatcaatgtggtaaagcctttgcaatgAAGAGGTATCTTCTCagccatgaaagaattcatactggagagaaaccttatgaatgtaatcaatgtggtaaagcctttgcacagaagAGTAGTCTTCGAATTCataaaagaattcatactggagagaaaccctatgaatgtaatcaatgtggtaaaacctttatACAGAAGAGTAGCCTTCTagttcatgaaagaattcatactggagagaaaccatataaaTGTGACatatgtggtaaagcctttgcacagaagATTAGtcttcaaagtcatgaaagaattcatacggagagaaaccctatgaatgtaatcgatgtggtaaggcctttgcaACAAAGAGTTATCGTTTCACCCATGGAACAAGTCATatgggagagaaaccctatgaatgtaatcaatgtggtaaagcctttgtacataaGAGTAGCCTTctaagtcatgaaagaattcatactggggaGACCCTATAAATATGACcaatgtggtaaagcatttgcaaaGAAGAGTTATCTTCACAGTCATGAGAATTCATACTGGACAGTAACATAtggatgtaatcaatgtgataatttCAGATGTGAGctgatgtgagctgccatgtgggtattaAAACTGAATTGTGTTTTCTACAAGAGGTGCTTGCTGGAGTCCAGTGTCATAGGCTTCAGGTCCCAAAGAAGAGATCAGGCATCAGTAGAGGAAGGAGACCGCCATGATCTGAGCATGAAGCAGTATAGCTGGAGAGTTATTGAAAAACAACTACATGTTTTGTGCTCTATAACTGAATCTTAGTTTAGACTCAAGCAGGTTAAAAACAGACTTTGTGATTCCAGGATAAAAGCAGCCATCAACCTCATTACAGCATTTTTCCTGGGGCAAAAAGTGATAAATTCAGCAAGTATCTTCATGCCTTTCTGGATGTGAACCCATTGTTTCCTTTTATAGTTGCTTTCATCCTTGGAACTAGGTGTGTCCAGTTAGTAAATCATTAAGTTCTCTAGTTTTGGTGTAATCAGGGGGACACAATGGGGCTTCTTGTGTGGGAGTAGGCATAGTAATGACATTGTGTGGTTCCATGGTGGTGGGATTTTTTCCAAGAATTTTGTTTAAAGAGACTGTCTTGCCTATGTATATGTTCCTGTCCTCCAGTGTAGCCAGCAAAATAAATTTCCCACAGTAAAAGGCATAAGGAAACTCCATAACATATAGTGAGAATtgttaaaattgaaataaaaatgatgctGGAGAATTAAGATCGGCAATGAGGAAATTTGTCAAACAGCATTGGTCATCGTGCAGTCCACGCCAGGTACTAAACTGCTAAACAATTTTcatccctttttatttcttttaagattcattttattattgttatcttTCTGTGTCCTCATGAATAATATAGTTTGAAATCAGATGTCAGGCTGTGTGACCCAGTTCTTCCTTTCTACCATGTCTGTTCTGAGGACCACACCAGGTCCATCAGTCTTGGttacaagcacttttacctgctgaaccatgcCATGATGAGCACTGAGCCCTGATATTTTTTtgttaatcttatttttttctctttttaaacagGCTTATGAAATTCAGGCTGACCTTTAACTTCAGAcatttctgcttctacctccagtTACTGGGATGACAGGTTTTACTACCATGCCCTGTGTATGCAGAGGTCTTGTTTGTGCTGATCAAGTATTCTATCCAATGACCAACATCTTATATGAAAACATTGATGTAGCGGAGTTTTTCATATTCAGGTCTACACTGAAAACctgcctcaaaaccaaaccaaaactgcAAACACAAACTTTTGTTAAAAtaaactgtgtgtttgtgttttgagatgtaGTTTATCTTAGTCGcctagactggcctagaactcacactgtagcccttGAATCCTGCCCCCTTGGCTTGGCTTCGTAAGTACCTGGAGAACAGGGCTGGACTAGGGAGTGAGCAAGCCAGAGCACAGAGTGGTCTAACTGtgtgtcctggagctcacaggtAGTAGCCAGAGGTGCACGACAAGATCAGAATATTTCCACGGTTGGATTATATTCCAGAACCTTTCTTGAAATGGAATGCCAGCATTTCAGCATGGAAGGATGGGAAGAGGCCCAGGATTCAATCCTCTTTGGGGTCAAAATGTCCTGAGAGTCTCATGTGGGCTAGGGCCACAAATGCATTGTCAGGCATTGCttatgaggagagagagatacACTCCTGAGGCCATGGTCATGGCTTAGTTGCAGCTTCAGCGGCCTCATATAGAGGGTGAGTGAGCATGCTGGGCCAGAGCTGTGCCC
Protein-coding regions in this window:
- the LOC131900406 gene encoding zinc finger protein 431-like, whose product is MVTVQSTPEIIKKGLSLLEYAEGVTKAGIVRLNSDHEGTDKDAVTYEDVHVNFTHQEWALLDPSQKSLYKDVMLETYWNLTIVGYKWEDHNIEEHYQNSTRHGR
- the LOC131900701 gene encoding LOW QUALITY PROTEIN: zinc finger protein 260-like (The sequence of the model RefSeq protein was modified relative to this genomic sequence to represent the inferred CDS: inserted 3 bases in 2 codons), yielding MDAVTYEDVHVNFTHEEWALLDPSQKSLYKDVMLETYWNLTCIGYKWEDHNIEEHCQSCRRNGRCVICHSGYNSCEHKGHEKKHGTSVSLRTTGRYVVVPTMRRHDDYDRSLHLIGFPTSVGIHQETLIGEKPYEYQEYGNSAVSTGSLCTCSVSHSIRKCYECNQCGQTLNSSCSVQRCEKAHVGRENNKCESSTKGFRLDRHGQTHQTTSNEEALYECNQHDKAFISDCSLEVYQRIYLEGKPYEYNQSYKAFGCDTLHHHVHRIQTQEKWYECNQCSKAFVQMSDLHRHERVHTGEKTYEYNQCDKAFAEMRNLHSHERFHTREKPYLYNQCGKAFTGKSSLQSHERIHTGEKPYECNQCDKAFAQKSSLQRHERIHTGEKPYECNQCGKAFAQKSSLLIHKRIHTGERPYECNQCGKAFAKKSYLLTHENLHTGEKPHECNQCGKAFAMKSYLLSHERIHTGEKPYECNQCGKAFVQKTSLQIHERIHTGEKPYECNQCGKAFTKKSYLLTHERIHTGEKPYECNQCGKAFAMKRYLLSHERIHTGEKPYECNQCGKAFAQKSSLRIHKRIHTGEKPYECNQCGKTFIQKSSLLVHERIHTGEKPYKCDICGKAFAQKISLQSHERIHXGEKPYECNRCGKAFATKSYRFTHGTSHMGEKPYECNQCGKAFVHKSSLLSHERIHTGXRPYKYDQCGKAFAKKSYLHSHENSYWTVTYGCNQCDNFRCELM